The following are encoded together in the Astyanax mexicanus isolate ESR-SI-001 chromosome 8, AstMex3_surface, whole genome shotgun sequence genome:
- the exosc4 gene encoding exosome complex component RRP41 gives MAGLELLSDQGYRLDGRRAAELRKLQARMGVFAQADGSAYLEQGNTKALAVVYGPHEVRGSRSRTLHDRAVINCQYSMATFSTAERKRRPHGDRKSSEMSLHLKQTFEAAVLTQLYPRSQIDIYVKILQSDGGNYSACVNAATLALVDAGIPMRDYVCACTAGFVEDTPLADLCHAEESGGGTTLALALLPRSESIALVQMDARLHQDHLDPLMEAAMTACKGLSKVLDSVVRQHLQEVSVQTRE, from the exons ATGGCGGGTCTGGAGCTGCTGTCGGATCAGGGGTACCGGCTGGACGGGCGCAGGGCGGCGGAGCTGCGGAAGCTGCAGGCCCGGATGGGGGTGTTCGCTCAGGCGGACGGGTCGGCCTACCTGGAGCAGGGAAACACCAAGGCGCTGGCGGTGGTGTACGGCCCGCACGAG GTCAGAGGGTCCCGCAGCAGGACCCTGCACGACCGCGCCGTCATCAACTGCCAGTACAGCATGGCCACGTTCAGCACTGCGGAGAGGAAGCGCCGGCCGCACGGCGACCGCAAGTCCAGTGAGATGAGTCTCCATCTGAAACAGACCTTCGAGGCTGCTGTCCTCACCCAGCTCTACCCACGCTCCCAGATCGACATCTACGTTAAA ATCCTGCAGTCGGACGGTGGGAACTACAGTGCGTGTGTGAACGCCGCCACTCTGGCCCTGGTGGACGCGGGGATCCCCATGCGGGACTATGTGTGCGCGTGCACCGCGGGCTTCGTGGAGGACACGCCGCTGGCGGACCTGTGCCACGCGGAGGAGAGCGGGGGCGGCACCACGCTGGCCCTGGCTCTGCTGCCCCGCAGCGAGAGCATCGCCCTGGTGCAGATGGACGCTCGGCTCCACCAGGACCATTTGGACCCGCTTATGGAGGCAGCGATGACAGCCTGTAAGGGCCTCAGTAAAGTGCTGGACAGTGTGGTGCGGCAGCATCTGCAAGAAGTGTCTGTGCAGACCAGAGAGTAG